Proteins encoded together in one Penicillium digitatum chromosome 1, complete sequence window:
- a CDS encoding Serine/threonine protein kinase, putative, with protein MPPRTRAGVQSQKQKEKLANSYNELLEEFSSKDLRTVGNYTLGRLIGKGSFGKVYLASHKLTNGSKVVLKSSSKEDTNLVREIHHHRQFLHPHITRLYEVIVTESLVWLVLEYCPGDELYNYLLRHGPLPVEKVKRMFTQLVGAVAYVHSKSCVHRDLKLENIMLDKQENVKLCDFGFTRGYEGKTSYLQTFCGTICYSAPEMLKGEKYAGEKVDVWSLGIILYALLAGELPYDDDDDEITKKRILSDEPTFNDKFTDDAKALINLLLSKRPLIRPSLDEILAHPFLSEHAPEQLAILKIPRPSPFTTPLEKTTLQRMKSAGVNIDEVIENVLAQRCDPLAGWWALLIEKEQRKERKRERKRHEREVEAINLRRLSAASSRLEKRSSALMEVEEEGSGLGDRGRRDRRSLLSQSAVPDLPALPEPLPIFPIELTKPPSSLDKASIRSHNSTRRRPVPPPKDRRRSRPSMLHVSASQPELTQQHSIFRRRTSRRHQYPILSQLASLKHWFVESAKRARSPHAKSMGSRHFLSEKLSPAKCPDTGKKDVVLSSLQSEVAGEEVVTPTQVKRISNASSLTPSSASYRQNSHSYTRQPRPLTTGHNSHRKSLSPSPITPRGSYQRSSVGLRGRKSTSSSVSSIRSIHHARAHSKASSISSNSVDTISTPTARVSRSPHSSIKVLPTTPGSSSRFPSNIRLVRGPGGAPRELGDPGQMPSSFNEAVPGPLFYSPSSSLVFARRKRSLFKGPMIHTTNLMVSGGVVNSPVLGQPANTSPDIVAGRPVVRKSQIIEEEEDIEGIEEEIEEVDEFDEPGAPSDSVAPDERPADETGSPSSGRTPSAPVSTPETNPLQPPCSSSLCSPSDAVEKIHIAE; from the exons ATGCCGCCTCGAACAAGAGCGGGGGTTCAAAGCCAAAAACAGAAGGAGAAG CTTGCCAACTCCTATAATGAACTGCTTGA GGAGTTCTCCTCCAAGGATCTTCGGACTGTGGGGAATTATACATTGGGGCGGTTAATTGGGAAAGGTTCCTTCGGCAAGGTATATCTCGCCTCGCACAAACTCACCAATGGCTCAAAG GTGGTGCTCAAATCGTCCAGCAAGGAGGACACCAATCTCGTGCGCGAAATTCATCACCATCGCCAATTTCTCCATCCTCATATCACACGGCTGTACGAAGTGATAGTAACTGAGAGCCTCGTTTGGCTTGTGTTGGAGTATTGTCCCG GCGATGAGCTCTACAACTACCTCCTTCGACACGGCCCACTCCCGGTAGAAAAAGTGAAGCGGATGTTTACTCAATTGGTGGGAGCGGTCGCCTATGTCCACAGTAAATCCTGTGTGCATCGCGACTTGAAACTGGAAAACATTATGCTGGATAAACAAGAAAATGTGAAGCTCTGCGATTTTGGGTTCACGCGTGGGTATGAAGGAAAAACTAGCTATCTTCAGACCTTCTGTGGGACGATATGCTATAGTGCACCCGAGATGCTCAAAGGAGAGAAGTACGCGGGAGAAAAAGTGGATGTCTGGAGTTTGGGAATCATTCTCTATGCGCTTTTAGCAGGCGAGCTGCCAtatgacgacgatgacgacgaaATCACCAAAAAGCGAATATTGTCAGATGAGCCGACCTTCAACGACAAATTCACAGACGATGCCAAGGCTCTGATCAATCTCCTGTTGTCCAAACGACCTCTGATTCGACCCAGTCTAGACGAGATCTTGGCTCATCCTTTCCTTTCGGAGCATGCTCCTGAACAACTTGCCATCCTGAAAATCCCAAGACCCTCGCCATTTACTACGCCACTGGAGAAGACTACATTGCAGCGGATGAAAAGCGCTGGGGTCAACATTGACGAGGTCATTGAAAATGTTCTGGCTCAGCGGTGCGACCCACTCGCCGGCTGGTGGGCACTGCTAATTGAAAAAGAGCAACGGAAGGAACGAAAGAGGGAGCGCAAGCGTCACGAGCGGGAGGTCGAAGCCATTAACCTTCGTCGTCTGAGCGCCGCGAGCAGTCGTCTAGAGAAGCGATCATCGGCTCTaatggaggtggaggaagAAGGCTCGGGATTGGGAGATCGTGGGAGACGGGATAGAAGAAGCTTACTATCCCAGTCGGCAGTACCAGATCTTCCTGCGCTTCCTGAACCGCTTCCTATATTCCCAATTGAGCTCACCAAGCCACCATCGTCCCTCGACAAAGCTTCTATACGGTCCCACAACTCGACACGCCGCCGCCCAGTTCCGCCGCCAAAAGATAGACGGCGATCACGGCCCAGTATGCTACATGTTAGCGCATCACAGCCTGAATTAACGCAGCAGCACAGCATCTTCCGGCGTCGTACTAGTCGTCGTCACCAGTATCCGATACTCAGCCAGCTAGCATCCCTCAAGCACTGGTTTGTAGAGTCGGCGAAGAGAGCACGATCTCCCCATGCCAAATCGATGGGCTCGCGCCATTTTCTTTCCGAGAAGCTGAGCCCGGCGAAGTGTCCAGATACTGGAAAGAAAGATGTGGTCTTGTCGTCCCTACAAAGTGAGGTCGCAGGGGAGGAAGTTGTGACACCCACCCAGGTCAAACGAATCTCCAATGCTAGCAGCCTCACTCCTAGTAGTGCCTCATACCGCCAAAACAGCCATTCTTACACTCGCCAGCCGCGGCCATTGACCACCGGTCATAACAGTCATCGAAAATCCCTCTCACCCTCACCTATCACACCACGCGGATCCTATCAGCGTTCATCGGTCGGACTACGAGGACGCAAATCTACATCCTCCTCGGTATCATCGATCCGAAGCATTCATCACGCTCGTGCTCATTCCAAGGCATCTTCGATTTCTTCCAACAGCGTAGATACTATCTCGACGCCCACTGCCAGAGTCTCCAGATCGCCTCACTCATCGATTAAAGTGTTGCCCACCACCCCAGGTTCCTCATCCCGCTTTCCGAGCAATATTCGCTTGGTAAGAGGGCCAGGTGGAGCACCTCGCGAACTTGGCGATCCAGGTCAGATGCCATCGTCATTCAATGAGGCGGTACCAGGGCCGTTATTCTACTCGCCCTCTTCAAGCCTGGTGTTTGCAAGGCGGAAGAGATCTCTCTTCAAGGGTCCAATGATCCATACCACTAATTTGATGGTTTCTGGTGGGGTAGTCAACTCCCCCGTTCTCGGTCAGCCAGCGAATACCAGTCCCGACATCGTGGCAGGGCGGCCTGTTGTACGCAAAAGCCAAATtatcgaggaagaggaagatatCGAAGGGATTGAGGAAGAAATCGAAGAAGTCGACGAGTTCGACGAACCTGGTGCACCTTCTGATTCCGTTGCCCCCGACGAGCGCCCCGCGGACGAGACCGGATCTCCCTCGAGCGGCAGGACGCCATCTGCTCCTGTTTCAACCCCTGAAACCAATCCCCTTCAGCCTCCTTGCTCCTCCTCTTTGTGCTCGCCGTCCGATGCCGTAGAGAAGATCCACATCGCTGAATAG
- a CDS encoding Sucrose/H+ symporter, plant, with protein sequence MGVKKFFKSRSGLRVDNRATTSAATLTLRQSLWPLTLVTTLFFLWGFAYGLLDTLNSHFQKTLHIDRGRSAGLQAAYFGAYPLASLGYANWILRNYGYKTVFIFGLCLYGIGALCMWPAGLNQSFSGFCGATFVIGSGLGSLETAANPYLTVCGPPGYSEIRINFAQAFNAIGTVVGPVLGSYVFFSETEDDVAALQRVQWVYLAIGVFVFLLAGVFFLSKIPEVTDADMAFQVAQTHVDEQDKPFGKQYKLFHATLAQFTYTGAQVAIAGYFINYVKDTWPGTPNATAAKYLAGAQGAFAVGRFLGSGMMKFVRARWVFLVYLSCTVAFLAASVTQTKQVGVVMLFMTLFFESVCFPTIMALGIRGLGRHYKRGSGLIVGGVCGGAVVPPILGHVADMRDNTGFAFIIPTMFMVAWTYALAVNFVPSYTNTVDKIGESDVGTDRPSTKDEEAVVGSHAIDETVGEKHQALHVER encoded by the exons ATGGGCGTTAAGAAATTCTTTAAAAGCCGCTCAGGCTTGCGTGTGGATAATCGCGCGACTACTTCTGCTGCAACTTTGACTCTACGACAGAGCCTGTGGCCCTTGACTCTAGTCACGACCTTGTTCTTCTTATGG GGCTTTGCATATGGTTTGTTGGACACCCTCAACTCGCATTTTCAAAAAACCCTACACATCGACCGAGGCCGCTCAGCTGGTCTTCAAGCAGCCTACTTTGG CGCATACCCCCTAGCCTCCCTTGGCTACGCAAACTGGATCCTCCGCAACTACGGCTACAAGACCGTCTTTATCTTTGGTCTGTGTCTATACGGTATCGGAGCTCTATGCATGTGGCCTGCGGGACTAAACCAATCATTCAGTGGCTTCTGCGGAGCCACCTTCGTCATTGGATCCGGACTGGGGTCTCTCGAGACAGCAGCTAATCCTTACCTCACAG TCTGCGGTCCCCCCGGCTACTCTGAAATCCGAATCAACTTCGCCCAGGCCTTCAATGCCATTGGCACAGTCGTCGGCCCAGTACTGGGCTCGTACGTCTTCTTCTCAGAGACAGAGGACGACGTAGCAGCCCTGCAGCGCGTACAGTGGGTTTACCTCGCCATCGGtgtcttcgtcttcttgcTCGCCGGCGTATTCTTCCTATCCAAGATCCCCGAAGTCACAGATGCGGACATGGCTTTCCAGGTTGCGCAGACCCATGTCGATGAGCAGGATAAGCCGTTCGGGAAACAGTACAAGTTGTTCCATGCGACACTGGCGCAGTTCACGTATACAGGCGCGCAGG TTGCTATCGCGGGCTACTTCATCAACTACGTCAAGGACACCTGGCCGGGTACACCGAATGCCACAGCGGCGAAGTATCTTGCCGGCGCGCAGGGCGCGTTCGCAGTCGGCCGGTTCCTCGGCTCGGGGATGATGAAGTTCGTGCGGGCGCGCTGGGTCTTCCTGGTGTATTTGTCGTGCACGGTGGCTTTTCTCGCGGCGTCCGTGACGCAGACGAAGCAGGTTGGGGTTGTCATGTTATTCATGACACTATTCTTTGAGTCTGTTTGCTTCCCGACAATCATGGCACTGGGTATCCGTGGCCTCGGGCGCCATTACAAGCGTGGCTCTGGGTTGATTGTTGGTGGTGTTTGTGGAGGAGCTGTCGTGCCGCCTATTCTGGGACATGTGGCTGATATGCGTGATAACACCGGATTCGCGTTTATTATTCCGACTATG TTCATGGTCGCTTGGACTTATGCTCTTGCTGTTAACTTTGTTCCGTCGTACACAAACACCGTGGACAAAATTGGTGAGAGTGATGTTGGTACTGATCGTCCGAGTACGAAAGATGAGGAAGCTGTTGTGGGGTCTCATGCTATTGATGAGACTGTAGGTGAGAAGCACCAAGCCCTGCATGTGGAGCGGTAG
- a CDS encoding Endoplasmic reticulum calcium ATPase, putative: MENAFLRTPAESLEHFRVSEQTGLSQNAIFKYRQQYGRNALPEEPPTPMWELILEQFKDQLVLILLGSAAVSFVLALFEEGDDWTAFVDPAVILTILILNAVVGVTQESSAEKAISALQEYSANVAKVIRDGMTRRVKAEDLVPGDVIQISVGDRVPADCRLLAIQSNSFRVDQAILTGESESVAKETRAIKDEQAVKQDQINMVFSGTTVVNGHATALVVLTGASTAIGGIHESITSQISEPTPLKKKLNDFGDMLAKVITVICVLVWVINYENFNDPAFGGWTKGAIYYLKIAVSLGVAAIPEGLAVVITTCLALGTRKMAQKNAVVRSLPSVETLGSCSVICSDKTGTLTTNQMSVEKIVYLTSSGTGFEEIEVEGTTFTPEGKLTQNGKVVENLAVSSSTIAQLAEVSALCNAATLSHDAKSGAFSSIGEPTEGALRTLVEKIGSTDLALNQKLYRLPASERLHAASAHYESRLPLKATYEFSRDRKSMSVLVGEGKEQKLLVKGAPESILDRCSHVIQGANGSRVPVTVNHLKLLSEEVVEYGNRGLRVMAIASVDDVSGNPLLKNATTTEDYTKLEQSMTLIGLVAMLDPPRPEVADSIKKCHAAGIRVIVITGDNRNTAESICRSIGVFGTNEDLTGKSYTGREFDALSESEQVKAVQTASLFSRTEPNHKSKLVDLLQSLNHVVAMTGDGVNDAPALKKADIGVAMGTGTDVAKMASDMVLADDNFATIAVAVEEGRSIYSNTQQFIRYLISSNIGEVVSIFLTAALGMPEALIPVQLLWVNLVTDGLPATALSFNPPDHDVMNRPPRRRDEALVGGWLLFRYMVVGIYVGAATVFGYVWWFIYNPAGPRITFWQLSHYHKCGAQFPEIGCEMFSNDMGKSASTVSLSILVVIEMLNAMNALSSSESLLTFFLGNNPMLIYAITLSMLLHFAILYIPFLQNLFSILPMDWNEWRAVLVISAPVILIDEVLKVAERRLYGTKAVNPVAPNGVAGPHLPAYLLKQELIGV; the protein is encoded by the exons ATGGAGAACGCCTTTCTCCGTACTCCAGCTGAGTCGCTGGAGCACTTCAGGGTGTCGGAGCAGACCGGTCTGTCGCAAAACGCGATTTTCAAATACAGACAACAATATGGACGGAACG CTCTCCCGGAAGAACCCCCGACTCCCATGTGGGAGCTGATTTTGGAACAATTCAAGGATCAATTGGTTCTTATTCTGCTTGGCTCGGCTGCCGTGTCCTTTGTGCTAGCTCTCTTTGAAGAGGGCGACGATTGGACTGCTTTCGTGGATCCCGCTGTC ATACTTaccatcctcatcctcaatgCCGTGGTCGGAGTGACCCAAGAAAGTAGCGCCGAAAAGGCAATTTCAGCTCTTCAAGAATATTCGGCTAACGTGGCCAAGGTCATCCGTGATGGAATGACGCGAAGGGTTAAGGCCGAAGATTTGGTTCCCGGAGACGTGATTCAAATTTCTGTCGGTGACCGTGTCCCCGCCGACTGCAGGTTGCTCGCTATTCAGAGCAACAGCTTCCGCGTCGACCAGGCTATTCTGACCGGTGAAAGTGAAAGTGTCGCCAAGGAGACGCGGGCTATTAAGGATGAGCAGGCCGTGAAGCAGGATCAGATCAACATGGTTTTCTCTGGTACCACTGTTGTCAACGGTCACGCTACGGCTCTGGTCGTGTTGACCGGTGCCTCGACTGCCATCGGAGGTATTCACGAGAGCATCACCTCCCAGATTTCCGAGCCAACccctttgaagaagaagctaaACGACTTCGGTGACATGCTCGCCAAAGTCATTACCGTCATCTGTGTCTTGGTTTGGGTTATCAACTACGAGAACTTCAACGATCCCGCGTTTGGTGGCTGGACGAAGGGTGCTATCTACTATCTGAAAATTGCGGTCTCTCTTGGTGTGGCGGCTATTCCAGAAGGTCTGGCAGTGGTTATTACCACCTGTCTGGCACTGGGTACCCGCAAGATGGCCCAAAAGAACGCGGTTGTCCGGTCTCTTCCCTCCGTCGAAACCCTGGGCAGCTGCAGCGTGATTTGCTCTGACAAGACTGGAACCTTGACCACTAACCAGATGAGCGTCGAGAAGATTGTTTACCTGACCAGCTCTGGCACTGGATTCGAGGAAATCGAAGTCGAAGGCACTACTTTCACTCCCGAGGGCAAGCTTACCCAGAATGGCAAGGTTGTCGAGAACTTGGCTGTTTCGTCATCGACCATCGCACAATTGGCCGAGGTCAGTGCCCTTTGCAACGCCGCTACTCTTTCCCATGATGCCAAGAGCGGAGCCTTCTCTAGCATCGGTGAGCCCACCGAGGGAGCCCTGCGTACTTTGGTTGAAAAGATTGGATCCACCGACCTCGCCTTGAACCAGAAGCTTTATCGCCTCCCTGCGTCCGAAAGATTGCATGCCGCCAGCGCCCATTACGAGTCCCGTCTTCCCCTCAAGGCCACCTATGAATTCTCCCGTGACCGCAAGAGTATGTCTGTTCTCGTTGGCGAGGGCAAGGAACAAAAGTTGCTGGTCAAGGGTGCCCCTGAAAGCATCCTGGACCGCTGCTCGCACGTTATTCAAGGTGCCAACGGATCTCGCGTTCCTGTGACTGTGAATCACTTGAAGCTTCTCTCCGAGGAAGTCGTTGAGTATGGTAACCGTGGTCTTCGTGTCATGGCCATCGCAAGTGTTGATGATGTCTCCGGAAACCCCCTTTTAAAGAAcgccaccaccaccgaggaCTACACCAAGCTGGAACAGAGCATGACTCTTATTGGTCTTGTCGCAATGTTGGACCCCCCACGGCCTGAGGTTGCCGATTCCATCAAGAAGTGTCACGCTGCCGGAATCCGTGTTATTGTCATCACCGGTGATAACCGCAACACTGCCGAGTCTATCTGTCGCTCAATTGGTGTGTTTGGCACCAACGAGGATCTCACTGGTAAGAGCTACACGGGCCGGGAATTCGACGCTCTCAGTGAAAGTGAACAGGTCAAGGCCGTTCAGACCGCTTCCCTTTTCTCGCGCACTGAACCTAACCACAAGTCCAAgcttgttgatcttctccagTCTTTGAACCACGTTGTGGCTATGACCGGAGACGGTGTCAATGACGCTCCCGCTCTCAAGAAGGCCGACATTGGTGTGGCCATGGGCACCGGAACCGACGTGGCCAAGATGGCCTCTGATATGGTCTTGGCTGATGACAACTTCGCTACTATCGCCGTCGCCGTCGAGGAAGGTCGTTCCATTTACAGCAACACTCAGCAGTTCATCCGCTACCTGATTTCTTCCAACATTGGAGAGGTCGTCTCTATCTTCCTGACTGCTGCTCTTGGCATGCCCGAGGCTCTGATTCCCGTTCAGCTGTTGTGGGTCAACCTTGTCACCGACGGTCTGCCCGCTACTGCTCTGTCCTTCAATCCTCCGGACCACGATGTGATGAATCGTCCTCCCCGCCGTCGCGACGAGGCCCTTGTCGGAGGCTGGTTGTTATTCCGCTATATGGTTGTCGGCATCTACGTTGGTGCTGCCACTGTCTTTGGTTACGTCTGGTGGTTTATCTACAACCCCGCTGGTCCCAGAATCACTTTCTGGCAGTTG TCCCACTACCACAAGTGTGGTGCTCAGTTCCCGGAGATTGGCTGCGAAATGTTCAGCAACGACATGGGCAAGTCTGCCTCCACCGTGTCTCTTTCCATCCTTGTGGTGATTGAGATGCTCAACGCCATGAACGCACTGTCCTCCAGCGAGTCCCTCCTGACTTTCTTCCTGGGCAACAACCCCATGCTTATCTACGCCATCACTCTGTCCATGCTCCTTCACTTTGCTATCCTCTACATTCCCTTCCTCCAGAATCTGTTTTCGATTCTGCCTATGGACTGGAATGAATGGCGGGCAGTGTTGGTGATCAGTGCGCCTGTAAT CTTGATCGACGAGGTGCTTAAGGTCGCCGAGCGTCGTCTCTACGGCACGAAAGCCGTCAACCCTGTCGCCCCAAACGGTGTCGCTG GACCCCACCTACCCGCGTATCTGCTCAAGCAGGAGCTAATCGGTGTGTAA